The following coding sequences lie in one Bacteroidota bacterium genomic window:
- a CDS encoding CaiB/BaiF CoA-transferase family protein has protein sequence MLPFADLVVLELASVLAGPSVGQFFAELGATVLKVESPRTRGDVTRRWRLPTEPETDRPAYFTAINWGKRSLALDLAHTEGRALLHRLVQQSDVVLTSFRPGADARLGADTPTLRALNPRAIVASISGYGPDNPRAGYDAVVQAESGWMFMNGAPDGPATKLPVALVDVLAAHQLKQAILVALLQRERTGEGTAVHVALLDAAVSALVNQASNWLNASHSPQRMGSAHPNIAPYGSLFRTADGRDLLLAVGTDRQFAHLCAVLGLDALPDDPRFATNAARVRHRVALEAQLAPPILTHERDDLLADLHALHVPAGGVRSLPEVFAEPGPQAQVVRADGLAAVRQAAFRMEGAATKDLAPPPAYASDTASVLRDRLGLDAPETARLAEVGAIETASA, from the coding sequence ATGCTGCCCTTCGCCGACCTCGTGGTGCTGGAACTGGCGAGCGTCCTCGCTGGGCCGAGCGTGGGGCAGTTCTTCGCCGAACTCGGCGCGACTGTGCTCAAGGTAGAGAGCCCACGCACGCGCGGCGATGTGACGCGGCGCTGGCGACTGCCCACCGAGCCCGAGACCGACCGGCCAGCCTACTTCACGGCCATCAACTGGGGCAAGCGATCGCTCGCGCTCGACCTCGCCCACACCGAGGGCCGCGCCCTGCTGCATCGCCTCGTCCAACAGAGCGACGTGGTGCTGACCTCGTTTCGCCCCGGCGCTGACGCGCGCCTCGGCGCCGACACGCCGACGCTGCGAGCGCTGAACCCCCGTGCGATCGTCGCCTCGATCTCGGGCTACGGCCCGGACAACCCGCGTGCGGGCTACGACGCCGTCGTGCAGGCCGAGAGCGGCTGGATGTTCATGAACGGCGCCCCCGACGGCCCGGCGACGAAGCTGCCCGTCGCGCTGGTGGATGTGCTCGCCGCGCACCAACTGAAGCAGGCGATCCTCGTGGCGCTCCTCCAGCGCGAGCGGACGGGCGAGGGCACCGCTGTCCATGTCGCGCTGCTGGATGCCGCCGTAAGTGCGCTTGTCAACCAGGCAAGTAACTGGCTCAACGCCAGTCACAGTCCGCAGCGGATGGGCTCGGCTCACCCCAACATTGCGCCCTACGGCTCGCTCTTCCGCACCGCCGACGGGCGTGACCTCCTGCTCGCGGTGGGTACCGACCGCCAGTTCGCGCACCTCTGCGCGGTGCTCGGCCTCGACGCGTTGCCTGACGACCCGCGCTTTGCCACCAACGCGGCCCGCGTGCGCCACCGCGTAGCCCTCGAAGCACAGCTCGCCCCGCCGATTCTCACACACGAGCGCGATGATCTTCTTGCGGACCTCCACGCATTGCACGTCCCTGCGGGTGGCGTGCGGTCGCTGCCCGAGGTGTTTGCCGAGCCCGGTCCACAAGCGCAGGTCGTGCGGGCCGACGGTCTCGCAGCCGTCCGCCAGGCTGCGTTTCGGATGGAGGGCGCTGCAACAAAGGACCTGGCGCCGCCCCCCGCCTACGCTTCGGACACCGCCTCGGTGCTGCGCGACCGTCTCGGCCTCGATGCCCCGGAGACCGCGCGCCTCGCTGAGGTCGGAGCCATCGAGACTGCGAGCGCGTAG
- a CDS encoding T9SS type A sorting domain-containing protein has protein sequence MTLYGETLKFAPGKRLIVHGALNAEGTTFTASNPTDGWGGIRYQPGSTGLLQDATVEGVDSMIGNSPAPTVRVENADVTLEGVVLDGGTGAGLFVVGNQADVVVQPSSQRLSQILSPGGNGVVAGNHADVYLDDVTIFESGSVGVYTTTFGDIYLRETEIDLSGQNGARAHGEGRIIFGFPGRNAGANDQNNFITSSGANTLYADAGGTVYGGGQGIGFDDNYRHSWFRRGVINANEHHARIYAADVIAECNYWNDGQTNAPGPDLTFVDTQNGGIFDGDPFLASPPNVSTTCGVLEITGETNHMARTSMPGTDTPSTEQTAGGPPAGMMPERWWAIADGIENKDPAVGIGHIVSAIQRARTPAETRRAYEVAAQLGSDEAHPGLEGFLFGQSRRTTHRPYALEARAAIHYGTGRVDEAQADADVLIAEYGETEHGRQGWLVRYMLASDAKDRGGAEAALAEVEARWPDYDAAVLREATAGLSAASALPRTLATRAGMKPSPPTVQAASETALPEATELRAPYPNPTTGGVTIPLALAEGADVTLTVTNALGQRVRQQAARSEVPGVYAYALDTAELAPGVYVVQVTVASAAATTQHQQTFTVVR, from the coding sequence TTGACTCTCTACGGCGAAACACTAAAGTTTGCACCGGGCAAGCGGCTCATCGTGCACGGGGCGCTCAATGCGGAGGGCACGACCTTCACTGCGTCGAACCCCACCGATGGCTGGGGCGGCATCCGCTACCAGCCCGGTAGTACAGGGCTTCTTCAGGACGCCACTGTGGAAGGCGTGGACAGCATGATCGGCAACAGCCCTGCCCCCACCGTTCGCGTCGAGAACGCCGATGTGACGCTGGAGGGGGTAGTCCTTGATGGCGGAACCGGAGCGGGCCTTTTCGTTGTCGGAAACCAGGCCGATGTGGTTGTGCAACCAAGTAGCCAGCGACTTTCTCAAATCCTTTCCCCTGGTGGGAACGGGGTCGTGGCAGGCAACCACGCCGATGTCTACCTCGACGACGTCACCATTTTCGAAAGTGGTAGCGTCGGCGTCTACACCACCACGTTCGGCGACATCTACCTCCGCGAGACCGAAATCGACCTAAGTGGGCAGAATGGAGCACGCGCGCACGGCGAGGGGCGTATCATCTTCGGGTTCCCAGGACGCAACGCTGGTGCCAACGACCAGAACAACTTCATCACGAGCAGCGGCGCGAACACGCTCTATGCCGACGCAGGCGGTACGGTCTATGGCGGCGGGCAGGGAATAGGGTTTGATGACAACTATCGCCATAGCTGGTTCCGGCGCGGCGTCATCAACGCCAACGAGCACCACGCCCGGATCTACGCAGCAGATGTGATCGCTGAGTGCAACTACTGGAACGACGGCCAGACCAACGCTCCTGGCCCGGACCTCACCTTCGTGGATACGCAGAATGGGGGGATCTTCGACGGCGACCCCTTTCTCGCGAGCCCTCCGAACGTCTCCACAACTTGTGGTGTCCTTGAGATCACCGGCGAGACGAACCACATGGCCCGGACGAGCATGCCGGGCACGGACACACCGAGCACGGAGCAGACCGCAGGAGGGCCGCCTGCAGGCATGATGCCCGAGCGTTGGTGGGCCATCGCAGACGGCATCGAGAACAAGGACCCGGCGGTCGGTATCGGGCACATCGTGAGTGCCATCCAGCGCGCCCGCACGCCTGCCGAAACCCGCCGAGCCTATGAGGTGGCCGCACAGTTGGGCAGCGACGAGGCGCATCCTGGCCTCGAGGGTTTTCTCTTTGGGCAGAGCCGCCGAACTACGCACCGCCCCTACGCCCTCGAAGCACGGGCTGCGATCCACTACGGTACAGGCCGGGTGGATGAGGCGCAGGCTGACGCGGACGTGCTCATCGCGGAGTACGGGGAGACGGAGCATGGGCGGCAAGGGTGGCTCGTGCGCTACATGCTCGCCTCAGACGCGAAGGATCGGGGTGGGGCGGAGGCGGCACTCGCCGAGGTAGAGGCCCGGTGGCCTGATTACGACGCCGCGGTACTGCGCGAGGCTACGGCGGGTTTAAGCGCGGCATCAGCACTACCGCGCACGCTTGCGACGCGTGCAGGCATGAAGCCCTCCCCACCAACGGTGCAAGCGGCCTCGGAGACTGCGCTCCCGGAGGCGACAGAGCTTCGTGCGCCCTATCCGAACCCGACGACGGGTGGGGTGACCATCCCGCTAGCCCTGGCCGAGGGGGCTGACGTGACGCTCACCGTGACCAATGCGCTCGGGCAGCGGGTGCGTCAGCAGGCCGCGCGCTCCGAGGTGCCCGGTGTCTACGCGTACGCGCTCGACACAGCCGAGCTAGCCCCCGGCGTATACGTGGTGCAAGTCACGGTCGCGAGTGCGGCCGCGACAACGCAGCACCAGCAGACCTTCACGGTTGTCCGGTAG
- the treZ gene encoding malto-oligosyltrehalose trehalohydrolase — protein sequence MAEPATLTYPRLGALVEDGGTRFRGFAPKASALTLHLEGDAAQTIEMTPVEDLGTGLFEAFVEGVGAGARYRFQMDDQTPFPDPASRYQPEGVHGPSEVVDPSAYDWQDGNWSGLAQTDLVFYELHVGTFTPEGTLAAARRRLPHLKALGITAVELMPLADFPGRWSWGYDHAALFAPSRAYGTPDDLRAFVDTAHQLGLAVFHDVIYNHLGPDGAYIAAYAPMFTKKARTPWGAAINLDDEGSEGVRTFFIENARYWLREYHFDGLRLDATHTLRDRSEPHFLRELRDAVRAFEAEHETHYRFIIAEDHRNLNTLIFPVDDEDAPGYGLDGVWTDDFHHQVRNFTAGDSRGYYGAFIGTQARDIAHTLTQGWFYDGRRNPLTGKAWGTETNPRKGPEVRLDQCVICIQNHDQVGNRPGGTRLTDDIDLATYRAATAALLFPPLTPLLFQGQEWAARTPFQFFTDHNDEIGPTILPGRRREMRDHAGFRDGVPDPQDPATFENSKLDWRELVLPEHKGTLAYYQDLLALRKTLGGEYTSTAHGRFGLRLVRGDYYLLISFEGDASMHIPKDTELAWHSEQETYVPDPQPPTVENLRVNFRRPGAALFKTIE from the coding sequence ATGGCTGAACCTGCTACCCTGACTTATCCCCGCCTCGGGGCCCTCGTCGAAGACGGCGGCACCCGCTTCCGCGGCTTCGCGCCCAAGGCGTCTGCGCTCACGCTCCACCTCGAAGGCGACGCGGCCCAGACCATCGAGATGACGCCCGTGGAGGACCTGGGCACGGGCCTCTTCGAGGCGTTCGTGGAGGGCGTCGGTGCGGGCGCGCGCTACCGGTTCCAGATGGACGACCAGACGCCGTTCCCGGACCCGGCCTCGCGCTACCAGCCCGAGGGCGTCCACGGGCCAAGCGAGGTCGTGGACCCGAGCGCCTACGACTGGCAGGACGGTAACTGGAGCGGCCTCGCGCAGACCGACCTTGTCTTCTACGAACTGCACGTCGGCACCTTCACGCCGGAGGGCACGCTGGCCGCCGCGCGCCGCAGGCTGCCGCACCTCAAAGCGCTCGGCATCACCGCCGTCGAGCTGATGCCGCTGGCCGACTTCCCCGGCCGCTGGAGCTGGGGCTATGACCACGCCGCGCTCTTCGCGCCGAGCCGCGCCTACGGCACGCCTGACGACCTCCGCGCCTTCGTGGACACGGCCCACCAACTCGGCCTCGCCGTCTTCCACGACGTCATCTACAACCACCTCGGTCCCGATGGCGCCTACATCGCCGCCTACGCGCCGATGTTCACCAAGAAGGCCCGCACGCCGTGGGGCGCCGCCATCAACCTCGACGACGAAGGCAGCGAGGGCGTCCGCACCTTCTTTATCGAGAATGCCCGCTACTGGCTCCGGGAGTACCACTTCGACGGGCTGCGGCTCGACGCCACGCACACGCTGCGCGACCGCTCCGAGCCGCACTTCCTGCGCGAACTCCGCGACGCGGTCCGCGCCTTCGAGGCCGAGCACGAGACGCACTACCGCTTCATCATCGCCGAGGACCACCGCAACCTCAACACGCTCATCTTCCCCGTGGATGACGAGGACGCCCCCGGCTACGGCCTCGACGGCGTCTGGACGGACGACTTCCACCACCAGGTCCGCAACTTCACCGCGGGCGACTCGCGCGGCTACTACGGCGCCTTCATCGGCACGCAGGCGCGCGACATCGCGCACACGCTCACGCAGGGCTGGTTCTACGACGGCCGCCGCAACCCGCTCACGGGCAAGGCGTGGGGCACCGAGACGAACCCGCGCAAAGGCCCCGAGGTGCGCCTCGACCAGTGCGTGATCTGCATCCAGAACCACGACCAGGTCGGCAACCGCCCGGGCGGCACGCGCCTCACCGACGACATCGACTTGGCCACCTACCGCGCGGCAACGGCAGCGCTGCTCTTCCCGCCGCTCACGCCGCTCCTCTTCCAAGGCCAGGAGTGGGCCGCCCGCACGCCGTTCCAATTCTTCACCGACCACAACGACGAGATCGGCCCGACCATCCTGCCGGGCCGCCGCCGCGAGATGCGCGACCACGCGGGCTTCCGCGACGGCGTCCCTGACCCGCAAGACCCCGCGACGTTCGAGAACAGCAAGCTCGACTGGCGCGAACTCGTCCTGCCGGAGCACAAAGGCACGCTGGCCTACTACCAGGACCTGCTCGCGCTGCGCAAGACGCTCGGCGGCGAGTACACCTCTACCGCGCATGGGCGCTTCGGCCTCCGCCTCGTGCGCGGAGACTACTACCTGCTCATCAGCTTCGAGGGCGACGCGAGCATGCACATCCCGAAGGACACCGAGTTGGCGTGGCACAGCGAGCAGGAGACCTATGTCCCCGATCCGCAGCCGCCGACGGTCGAGAACCTGCGCGTGAACTTCCGCCGCCCCGGCGCGGCGCTGTTCAAGACGATCGAGTAA
- a CDS encoding aldo/keto reductase has protein sequence MATLPAHGSGTFHLGGTTPMHRLGFGAMRITGDGVWGPPKDHANALAVLRRAVDLGITFIDTADAYGPDVSEDLIAEALYPYADGIVIATKGGLTRQGPSQWAPVGRPEYLRQCCEMSLRRLKLDAIPLYQLHRIDPRVPQDEQFGVLKDLQDEGKVVHLGLSEVGVAEIEAAAQHFTVATVQNRYSLGHREHEAVVDHCDAHGIGFIPWYPLDAGKLTSSDVLTETAEALGATHAQVALAWLLRRSATMLPIPGTGSLAHLEENTDAATFNIKDEHFKKLNAATKAAV, from the coding sequence ATGGCTACGCTTCCCGCTCACGGTTCCGGCACCTTTCACCTCGGCGGCACCACGCCTATGCATCGCCTCGGCTTCGGCGCGATGCGCATCACGGGCGACGGTGTCTGGGGGCCTCCGAAGGATCACGCGAACGCCCTCGCGGTGCTACGCCGTGCGGTGGACCTCGGCATCACGTTCATCGACACTGCCGATGCCTACGGCCCGGACGTCTCTGAAGACCTCATCGCCGAAGCGCTGTACCCGTATGCCGACGGGATCGTGATCGCCACGAAGGGCGGGCTCACGCGACAGGGGCCGAGCCAATGGGCTCCCGTCGGGCGGCCCGAGTACCTGCGCCAGTGCTGCGAGATGAGCCTGCGTCGCCTCAAGCTCGACGCGATCCCGCTCTACCAACTCCACCGCATCGACCCGCGCGTGCCGCAGGACGAGCAGTTTGGCGTGCTCAAAGACTTGCAGGACGAGGGCAAGGTGGTGCACCTCGGACTCTCGGAAGTCGGCGTTGCCGAGATCGAGGCGGCGGCCCAGCACTTCACGGTAGCCACCGTGCAAAATCGCTACAGCCTCGGCCACCGCGAGCACGAGGCTGTCGTCGACCATTGCGACGCACATGGCATCGGCTTTATCCCATGGTACCCCCTTGACGCTGGCAAGCTTACCAGCAGCGATGTCCTCACCGAGACCGCCGAGGCGCTGGGAGCTACGCACGCGCAGGTAGCGCTCGCCTGGCTGCTCAGGCGCTCGGCCACGATGCTACCTATTCCAGGTACCGGTAGCCTGGCTCACCTGGAGGAAAACACCGACGCGGCCACATTCAATATAAAAGATGAACATTTCAAGAAGCTGAATGCGGCGACTAAAGCGGCGGTGTGA
- a CDS encoding TerB family tellurite resistance protein has translation MSNSPSSEQLHRLVLLYLAVTYGQDRTLHPREEAAIVHLVQRWVPRLSGAQVRSVVTTALTAYRGGTLCNVDCLAASLAEWLDEATRLAVLADLGRVARADGVLSLEEAATIRRIRSVWKHGLAWQK, from the coding sequence ATGTCGAATTCTCCCTCGTCCGAGCAACTGCACCGTCTGGTTCTTCTCTATTTAGCCGTAACCTACGGACAAGACCGTACGCTGCACCCCCGTGAAGAAGCCGCGATCGTCCACCTCGTCCAGCGCTGGGTGCCGAGGCTGAGCGGCGCGCAGGTTCGCTCCGTTGTAACGACGGCCCTGACGGCCTACCGCGGAGGCACGCTATGCAACGTAGACTGCCTAGCCGCCTCCCTCGCCGAGTGGCTGGACGAGGCTACGCGCCTCGCCGTCCTTGCCGACCTAGGCCGCGTCGCTCGCGCCGACGGAGTGCTCTCCTTGGAGGAAGCAGCAACCATCCGCCGCATCCGCTCAGTCTGGAAGCACGGACTCGCCTGGCAAAAGTAG